Within the Chloroflexota bacterium genome, the region GGCCCCCTCGCCGCTTTCGCCGACGCGGTCGCCGCCGTCGGCCCGCTGGATGGCTGGCAATTCGTTGTTATCGGAGCTGTGGATGAAGAACAGAACTCCACCGGGGCGCGGCATATCTTGGATCAGTACCGCCCCGACTTCGCCATCATCGGGGAGCCGTCGCAGTGGAACCGCGTCACGCTGGGCTACAAGGGCAGCGCCTGGGCCGAAGTGACGGTTACCCTCCCCGTGGAGCACACCGCCGCACAAGGCCAGAGCGCGCCTGAAGCCGCCATTGATCTCTGGAATCACGTCCGCGCCGCGGTGGATGAATTCAACATTGAGCGCGAGCGCGTTTTTGACCAACTGCTGCTCACGTTGCGCAGCTTCGCATCGGAGACAGACCATTTTCAGGATTCAGCTACCCTCACCGTAGGAGTTCGTCTGCCGCTGGATGTCTCGCCGGATGAGTGGTATGAACGTCTCATTCAGACCTCCGAGTCCTTCAAGAATTCGGAGGTCTCTTGCACAATCACCCCAACCGGATTCTCCATCCCGGCCTATAAAGCCGAACGTAATACCCCGCTGGTGCGCGCATTTCTGGGTGCAATCCGCGCCGCTGGGGGCAGGCCGGGCTTCGTCGTTAAAACCGGCACCGCC harbors:
- a CDS encoding [LysW]-lysine hydrolase; amino-acid sequence: MTDDRRPTTLIELVRHYSPSGEESAVVEYLVGRMDELSFTRAYSDGVGNAIGVMGDGPRQVVLLGHIDTVPGEIPVRITPSPRPDGHPPSPLLGGDGKGGWGGRGEVLYGRGAVDAKGPLAAFADAVAAVGPLDGWQFVVIGAVDEEQNSTGARHILDQYRPDFAIIGEPSQWNRVTLGYKGSAWAEVTVTLPVEHTAAQGQSAPEAAIDLWNHVRAAVDEFNIERERVFDQLLLTLRSFASETDHFQDSATLTVGVRLPLDVSPDEWYERLIQTSESFKNSEVSCTITPTGFSIPAYKAERNTPLVRAFLGAIRAAGGRPGFVVKTGTADLNIVAPIWDCPAVAYGPGDSSLDHTPHERLSLVEYRNAVNVLTNVLKTLSRSNS